Proteins from one Mucilaginibacter jinjuensis genomic window:
- a CDS encoding AraC family transcriptional regulator has protein sequence MLRDKAVRKREGFKGQRLIVLPKKIIMDFLVKDPITKHIYITDIGYYPKAMFHYAERPNGISQHIIIYCSEGFGWVEINKKRIIVSPSQFVTIPANTSHRYGADEKAPWSIYWAHFKGENAKTIAELIIKNSENYKPQLAYSEDRIKLFDDIYYNLEQGYSDDTLRYVNMIFYHFLSSVIYEDKFNREKKDGSTGIVDDAIKQMQNNIQKTITLHEMAASAKLSVTHFSTLFKKQTGHSPIEYFNHLKIQTACQYLSFTKHTIKELALNVGVEDQYYFSRMFSRLMGISPSEYRRRSKNS, from the coding sequence ATGTTGCGAGATAAGGCAGTAAGAAAACGGGAGGGCTTTAAAGGACAACGCCTGATCGTCCTTCCCAAAAAAATCATTATGGATTTTCTGGTTAAAGATCCGATAACAAAGCATATTTATATTACTGATATTGGCTATTATCCTAAAGCGATGTTCCATTATGCTGAGCGCCCCAATGGAATAAGCCAACATATCATCATTTACTGCAGTGAGGGGTTTGGTTGGGTAGAAATTAACAAAAAACGTATCATAGTTTCGCCATCACAATTCGTTACCATTCCTGCTAATACATCTCATCGCTATGGAGCAGATGAGAAGGCCCCCTGGTCAATCTATTGGGCACACTTTAAAGGAGAAAATGCTAAAACTATAGCAGAGTTGATTATTAAAAATTCGGAAAACTATAAGCCTCAGCTCGCTTACAGTGAAGACCGTATTAAGCTATTTGACGATATATACTATAACCTTGAACAAGGTTACAGCGACGACACGCTCAGATATGTCAACATGATCTTTTATCATTTCCTGTCGTCTGTTATATATGAGGATAAGTTTAACCGTGAAAAAAAAGATGGTTCGACAGGCATAGTAGATGATGCGATTAAACAAATGCAGAATAATATACAGAAAACAATTACACTTCACGAAATGGCGGCATCGGCTAAACTTTCCGTTACACACTTCAGTACGCTTTTTAAAAAACAAACAGGTCACTCCCCCATTGAATACTTTAATCACTTAAAAATTCAAACAGCTTGTCAGTATCTGTCCTTTACCAAACATACAATTAAAGAACTGGCCCTTAACGTAGGCGTTGAAGATCAATATTATTTCTCGAGGATGTTCAGCCGTTTGATGGGCATCTCACCGAGTGAATATCGCAGGCGCAGCAAAAATAGCTAA
- a CDS encoding SusC/RagA family TonB-linked outer membrane protein, with amino-acid sequence MRKLLLIFLMYSITLWSASAQQKKVNGVVKDAQNGQTLPFSTISVLSDGKVLTKIAADANGNFSIDAETGSIIQATFAGYEPRQVKVGNANNLTIELKSNTNLNEVVVIGYGTEKRKDLTSAATTISAKEISEAPSTNLATALASRAPGLEVHSTSTQPGASASVNVRGLNSISQLQGPLYIVDGVALVGDIRNINPNDIASVEILKDAAAAGIYGSRAAEGVILITTKKPKAGATSVNFDMYAGIQSNNPAYKMLDARGYANLKRSAYQDADPGTFGKPGTDTADAKIFNAYELHSIANGYTNYDWQKAIVHNNALTQNYTLSVSNGTGSNRVYFSGQYQNQDGILINTGYKKYAGYLSDETNIRPFLKLGGSINYAHDITHNAMPNEYQQSLTESPLQPIYDNSGQPLVIIDKSTGNPTIFNPVTLALNAIDLYTTNRTNANLYLEFTPIKNLMLRSSIGADIFQAEEDKYYPRTTGPGYMPNNGLGEIYNSRATDVLWENTASYSISAGSHELNLLGGFTFERHENTATDMQGSQFPTDLLSYKAIGSAGLKIQDNSQYDGWTVRSLFARAVYKYKGRYILNATIRQDGSSRFGTDNKFGVFPTVSGAWRVIDEPWIGYKTKTWLSDFKLRLSYGLVGNQNLPYDAIYTRYDATTYPFNGSSVTSGYSAAGTNGVFGNTSLQWEVQHQLNAGTDIAILNNRLTLSVDVYNKNISSLLMPLPLAPSSGFQTEYINVAAMNTKGIDVALKFTPIQTKNFTWQSSLNWSKYKSKVTKLFPGTDSLNLTLRVGLPPSGVYGNYVFNGLYQQGDNFALNPNGKPGDIKIKDVNGDGKITPLDQVIVGSSIPQGWGSFWNYFRYKSISLTIYSTYEYGQKLNNLTFTDLTYYNSIYGNTGNVTVQGGNYWTPTNTNTNIPRPNSFQTSLKTLPGGIGQGSSYSIQNASYFKVQHITLGYDFASELLKKIKVNTLNIYAQVLNPFLFTGYKGVDPDIAGADAANEVYPRYRTYLVGVKLGL; translated from the coding sequence ATGAGAAAACTTTTACTAATTTTTTTGATGTACTCCATAACATTGTGGAGCGCATCAGCCCAGCAAAAGAAGGTCAATGGCGTGGTCAAAGACGCGCAGAACGGACAGACCTTGCCGTTTTCGACAATCTCCGTTTTATCCGATGGTAAAGTATTAACTAAAATTGCTGCAGATGCAAACGGAAACTTTAGCATTGACGCCGAAACGGGTTCGATTATCCAGGCAACTTTTGCCGGCTATGAGCCAAGGCAGGTTAAAGTAGGGAATGCTAATAACCTTACCATCGAATTAAAAAGCAACACGAATTTGAATGAAGTAGTTGTAATTGGCTACGGTACAGAAAAGCGAAAGGATTTAACAAGTGCGGCTACAACGATATCTGCCAAAGAAATCAGCGAGGCTCCATCTACCAATCTGGCAACAGCACTCGCTTCCCGCGCGCCGGGACTTGAAGTTCACAGCACGAGTACCCAACCTGGTGCCAGTGCCAGCGTCAATGTGCGTGGTTTAAACTCCATTTCACAGTTGCAGGGCCCGCTTTACATTGTTGATGGTGTAGCCTTGGTGGGCGATATCCGGAATATCAATCCTAATGATATTGCATCTGTAGAAATATTAAAAGATGCAGCGGCGGCAGGTATCTACGGTTCGCGTGCTGCAGAGGGCGTTATCCTGATCACTACCAAAAAGCCGAAAGCTGGTGCAACAAGTGTTAACTTTGATATGTACGCAGGTATACAAAGCAACAATCCTGCCTACAAAATGTTGGATGCACGCGGTTATGCCAATTTAAAACGGTCTGCTTATCAGGACGCCGATCCTGGCACCTTTGGTAAACCGGGCACTGACACAGCCGACGCCAAAATATTTAATGCTTATGAACTGCATAGCATTGCCAATGGCTATACCAATTACGATTGGCAAAAAGCCATTGTGCATAATAATGCACTAACACAGAATTATACACTGTCAGTATCTAATGGTACAGGCTCCAACCGGGTGTACTTTAGCGGTCAGTATCAAAATCAGGATGGTATTCTGATTAACACCGGTTATAAAAAATACGCCGGTTATTTAAGCGATGAAACCAATATCCGGCCGTTCCTGAAGTTGGGCGGGAGCATAAATTATGCCCACGATATTACGCATAACGCAATGCCTAACGAGTATCAGCAATCGTTGACGGAGAGCCCGTTACAACCCATCTATGACAACAGCGGGCAACCGCTGGTTATAATCGATAAATCAACAGGTAATCCCACAATTTTTAATCCCGTAACACTTGCTTTGAATGCCATTGATCTGTATACAACTAACCGCACCAATGCCAACCTTTACCTGGAATTTACGCCGATCAAAAACCTGATGTTACGTTCGAGCATTGGTGCCGACATTTTCCAGGCTGAAGAAGACAAATATTATCCAAGAACTACGGGGCCTGGTTATATGCCCAATAATGGCCTCGGTGAAATTTATAATAGCCGAGCTACTGATGTATTATGGGAAAATACAGCGAGCTACAGCATTTCAGCCGGTTCTCATGAGTTGAATTTACTGGGTGGTTTTACTTTTGAACGACATGAAAACACGGCAACAGACATGCAAGGATCGCAATTTCCAACAGATTTGCTTTCTTACAAAGCTATAGGAAGTGCCGGGTTGAAAATACAGGACAACAGCCAATACGACGGTTGGACTGTACGATCATTATTTGCCAGGGCTGTTTATAAATATAAAGGCCGGTATATTCTAAATGCAACTATCCGTCAGGATGGATCGAGCCGTTTCGGCACAGATAATAAGTTCGGTGTTTTTCCAACTGTTAGTGGTGCATGGCGTGTTATAGATGAACCCTGGATAGGTTACAAAACCAAAACATGGTTAAGCGATTTTAAACTGCGTTTAAGCTATGGTTTAGTAGGTAATCAAAACCTGCCATACGATGCTATATACACCCGTTATGATGCAACAACTTATCCGTTCAATGGTTCATCGGTTACCAGCGGTTATTCGGCTGCAGGTACTAATGGTGTATTTGGTAATACCTCATTACAATGGGAAGTACAGCATCAGCTGAATGCAGGTACCGATATTGCGATACTGAATAATCGCCTTACGCTGTCTGTTGATGTTTACAATAAGAATATCAGTAGCTTATTAATGCCATTGCCACTTGCACCGTCATCAGGCTTCCAGACTGAGTATATCAACGTAGCTGCTATGAACACCAAAGGTATTGACGTGGCTTTAAAGTTTACGCCGATACAGACAAAGAATTTCACATGGCAGAGTTCATTAAACTGGTCGAAATATAAGAGCAAGGTTACCAAGCTTTTCCCGGGTACAGATTCATTGAACCTCACACTGCGTGTAGGTTTACCACCAAGCGGCGTTTATGGCAACTATGTATTTAACGGCCTGTATCAACAAGGTGATAACTTTGCACTTAATCCGAACGGAAAGCCGGGTGATATAAAGATTAAAGATGTTAATGGTGACGGAAAGATCACACCGCTTGACCAGGTTATCGTAGGCTCAAGCATTCCTCAGGGCTGGGGCAGTTTCTGGAACTATTTCAGGTACAAAAGCATCTCATTAACTATTTACAGTACCTATGAGTATGGCCAAAAATTAAACAACCTCACCTTTACCGATCTTACCTATTATAATTCGATATATGGTAACACAGGTAACGTTACAGTACAGGGTGGAAATTATTGGACACCTACAAACACTAATACCAACATTCCAAGGCCTAATTCATTTCAAACTTCTTTAAAAACACTTCCGGGTGGTATTGGTCAGGGTTCGAGTTATTCTATCCAAAATGCGAGCTACTTTAAAGTTCAGCATATCACACTGGGTTATGATTTCGCGTCTGAGCTGCTGAAAAAAATTAAGGTGAATACACTTAATATTTATGCACAGGTACTTAACCCTTTCTTGTTCACCGGTTACAAAGGTGTTGATCCGGATATAGCCGGTGCAGATGCAGCGAATGAAGTGTACCCAAGATACCGCACTTATTTGGTTGGTGTAAAATTAGGACTATAA
- a CDS encoding RagB/SusD family nutrient uptake outer membrane protein: MKNPTHYIKKFWPAALAIILLQGFSSCRKELNYTPEVFVSAENLYKDQAGAIAGVTGIYQQLQTLKKSDYQLIGNLGTDEVRACYQAQGYGAYWAGVVGLDVYDITFNSQNQDISGFWTGCYQGIANANGAIKYIPGIKNFADPTVQNRLLGEARFMRALFYFYLVQMYGDVPMPLEDTNFDNGVPRTPQQQVYAQIVADLKFAVANCWVKSKLSANDVGRANVEAAKALLGKVYLTQHDYNDAKTTFEDLINTNQISLLTNYGDLFDGKHENNAESLFEIQYSTDNTNDVQSLQNLYGSYAGPPIAGETFDIHTPGYGGTVVMSTAHYSDSLFDKKHDVRYLASINHDRYDGSGNTMSWWIDPGLPTIKKFDISTNDIDYNHSGKNLYYLRASDVFLMYAETLNELGQPQAALAPLNKVRERAFGSGNYDVKSTVSQTALRDTILDERSRELGAEGWRWYDLKRTGTLVKRVKRYNDPHRDFLLKNGGTSDPHPVQNVSDKNNLYPIPLSELQNNRALGLKAQNPGY; the protein is encoded by the coding sequence ATGAAAAATCCTACTCACTATATAAAGAAATTTTGGCCGGCAGCATTGGCAATTATCCTGTTGCAAGGTTTCAGCAGTTGCCGCAAGGAGCTTAACTATACACCTGAGGTATTTGTTTCGGCAGAAAATCTGTACAAAGACCAGGCAGGTGCTATTGCCGGGGTAACCGGTATTTATCAGCAACTACAAACCCTTAAAAAATCTGATTATCAGTTAATTGGTAACCTTGGCACAGACGAAGTTCGCGCTTGTTACCAGGCACAGGGTTATGGAGCCTACTGGGCAGGTGTGGTTGGCTTAGACGTATACGATATTACCTTTAACAGCCAGAATCAGGATATTTCGGGCTTTTGGACAGGTTGTTACCAGGGTATAGCTAATGCCAACGGGGCAATCAAGTATATCCCGGGGATTAAGAACTTTGCCGATCCTACTGTGCAAAACCGCCTGCTTGGTGAGGCTCGTTTTATGCGTGCGCTGTTTTATTTTTATCTGGTTCAGATGTATGGAGATGTGCCTATGCCGCTCGAGGATACTAATTTTGATAATGGTGTACCCCGCACGCCACAGCAACAGGTTTATGCCCAAATTGTTGCCGACCTGAAATTTGCTGTAGCCAATTGCTGGGTAAAAAGTAAGTTATCTGCAAATGATGTAGGCCGTGCAAATGTTGAAGCGGCCAAGGCGCTGTTAGGCAAAGTTTATCTTACTCAGCATGATTACAACGATGCTAAAACAACCTTTGAAGATCTGATCAACACCAACCAGATTAGCCTGTTAACAAACTATGGGGATCTATTTGATGGCAAGCACGAAAATAATGCAGAATCCCTGTTTGAAATTCAATATTCTACTGATAATACAAACGATGTTCAATCACTTCAAAACTTGTACGGCTCGTATGCAGGGCCGCCAATAGCCGGCGAAACTTTTGATATTCATACACCAGGCTATGGTGGCACGGTTGTAATGTCTACCGCCCATTATTCCGATTCGCTATTTGACAAGAAACATGATGTGAGGTATCTGGCATCTATCAACCATGATCGTTATGATGGCAGTGGTAATACCATGAGCTGGTGGATTGATCCCGGATTGCCAACCATCAAGAAATTTGATATTTCAACCAATGATATTGATTACAACCATTCGGGTAAAAACCTTTATTACCTGCGTGCGTCTGACGTATTTCTGATGTATGCTGAAACATTGAATGAACTGGGCCAGCCCCAGGCAGCTTTGGCACCGTTAAATAAAGTACGTGAACGTGCATTTGGCAGTGGAAATTATGATGTGAAATCTACTGTTTCACAAACAGCATTAAGGGATACAATCCTTGATGAGCGCAGCCGTGAGTTAGGTGCGGAAGGATGGCGTTGGTACGATCTTAAACGTACCGGAACGCTGGTGAAGCGCGTTAAACGATACAATGACCCGCATCGGGATTTCTTGCTGAAAAATGGCGGTACATCAGATCCGCATCCTGTACAGAACGTATCGGATAAAAATAATCTGTATCCGATACCACTTTCAGAGTTGCAGAATAACCGTGCGCTTGGACTTAAGGCACAAAATCCTGGCTATTAA
- a CDS encoding tetratricopeptide repeat protein: MEVKAWVEPINIPTYGTGKPEKNPMFLEKRVYQGSSGVVYPHPVIEKIEDEKKDREYTAVFLENEYLKVMILPELGGRIQRAYDKIRNRDFVYYNQVIKPALVGLAGPWISGGIEFNWPQHHRPSTFSPVDYKIQENTDGSKTVWVNEHEIMFRTKGMAGFTLYPGKAYLEISGKLFNPTPFPQTFLWWANPAVKVNEHYQSIFPPDVYAVFDHGKRDVSDFPIATGTYYKVDYAPGTDISRYKNIPVPTSYMAIQSKYDFMGCYEHDTQAGMLHVADHHVSPGKKQWTWGNGDFGFAWDRNLTDEDGPYIELMTGVFTDNQPDFSWLNPNEGKSFEQYFMPYAQIGVVKNATKEAMLSVELTNLSLSFKVYVTAAYPNAHIKAFYHGKEIYCINANIAPDRIFEGHVPLDAPDDDTQWQVIVSNADGQELVSYQPELLKDHDIPAAATVAKAPQEIEQVEELFLNGLHLEQYRHATYNPMDYYGEALRRSPEDIRSNNAIGLLLLKRGQFEKAEEYFRTAIKSITLRNPNPYDSEPYFNLGLSLRFQDKLNEAYDAFFKATWNDAQQHSAFLELARIATSQGRFDLALAHVEKSLIRNYHSLSARHLKAILLRITGKLAEATDWITSSLEIDPFNFGCLFESYLVESDKDKAGEIIYQLLGLMRGEINNYLELSLAYSNAGRYDEGIEVIDKYEENNETNTPLADYYRGWFSKKSGNDQIAKFFFNQGRLKTPDFCFPNKVEEVLILKATIEANPSDFIANYLLGNLWYDKRQYNEAISCWEQSSAFDDTFPTVHRNLSLAYYNKLQRPEKALEAMEKAFTLDPKDARILMELDQLYKVTGKSSKQRLDLLDHYTELVEQRDDLYLERITLYNNLKLYKEALQSIQLRKFHPWEGGEGKVVGQYLLCLIELAKQEISNENFEQAVSYLIAAQQYPENLGEGKLYGVPENDINYLLGCTYEGMQRNELAKEKFVAATIGNSEPVQAIYYNDAQPDKILYQALAWQKLGELDRANAIFNRFIEFGEKHLHDDVKIDYFAVSLPDMLVFDVDINRRNVIFCNYLIGLGYLGLGDVEKGKGKLQKVLAMDINHQGAALHLAMVDYFSQLNQSYIE, encoded by the coding sequence ATGGAAGTAAAAGCTTGGGTGGAGCCAATCAACATTCCGACTTATGGGACAGGAAAACCGGAAAAGAATCCGATGTTTCTGGAAAAGAGAGTTTATCAGGGGAGCAGCGGCGTTGTGTACCCGCATCCGGTAATCGAAAAGATTGAAGATGAAAAGAAAGACCGCGAGTATACCGCCGTATTTCTTGAAAATGAATATTTAAAAGTTATGATACTGCCAGAGCTTGGCGGAAGGATACAACGAGCTTATGATAAGATCCGGAACAGGGACTTTGTTTATTATAACCAGGTAATTAAGCCTGCACTTGTTGGTTTAGCAGGCCCGTGGATATCTGGCGGTATCGAATTTAACTGGCCGCAACATCATCGACCAAGTACGTTTTCGCCGGTTGATTATAAAATTCAGGAAAATACAGATGGTAGTAAAACCGTTTGGGTAAATGAGCATGAAATTATGTTCCGTACCAAGGGTATGGCCGGTTTTACGCTTTATCCGGGTAAAGCTTATCTGGAAATCAGCGGTAAGTTGTTTAACCCAACACCTTTTCCGCAAACCTTTTTGTGGTGGGCTAATCCTGCTGTAAAAGTGAATGAACATTACCAATCTATATTTCCGCCTGATGTTTACGCGGTTTTTGATCATGGTAAGCGCGATGTTTCTGATTTCCCAATCGCTACAGGTACTTATTACAAAGTAGACTATGCACCGGGAACAGATATTTCGCGCTATAAAAATATCCCGGTACCAACTTCATACATGGCCATTCAGTCTAAATATGATTTTATGGGATGTTATGAGCATGATACACAGGCGGGGATGCTGCACGTGGCAGACCATCATGTGTCACCCGGCAAAAAGCAATGGACCTGGGGCAATGGAGACTTTGGCTTTGCCTGGGACAGGAACCTTACAGATGAAGATGGCCCGTATATTGAGCTGATGACGGGTGTGTTCACAGATAATCAACCCGATTTTTCATGGCTGAATCCTAATGAAGGCAAATCATTTGAGCAGTACTTTATGCCTTATGCACAGATTGGTGTAGTGAAAAATGCAACAAAAGAAGCCATGCTTAGCGTTGAATTAACAAATCTTAGCCTAAGCTTCAAGGTGTATGTTACTGCCGCTTATCCCAATGCCCATATTAAAGCATTTTACCATGGAAAAGAGATCTACTGTATAAATGCCAATATAGCACCTGATCGTATTTTTGAAGGACATGTGCCACTTGATGCACCGGATGACGATACTCAATGGCAGGTAATTGTAAGCAATGCCGACGGACAAGAGCTGGTTAGCTACCAACCGGAGCTATTAAAAGACCATGATATACCAGCCGCGGCCACTGTGGCTAAAGCACCTCAGGAAATAGAACAAGTAGAAGAGTTGTTTTTAAATGGCCTTCACCTGGAGCAATATCGCCATGCCACCTATAATCCGATGGATTATTATGGAGAGGCGCTGAGAAGAAGCCCTGAAGATATTAGAAGTAATAATGCTATTGGATTGCTTTTGTTGAAACGCGGGCAGTTTGAAAAAGCAGAAGAATATTTTAGAACAGCAATCAAATCCATCACACTCAGAAACCCAAACCCTTATGATAGTGAGCCATATTTTAACCTGGGCCTGAGCCTGAGATTTCAGGATAAACTTAACGAAGCCTATGATGCTTTTTTTAAAGCCACCTGGAATGATGCTCAGCAACACAGCGCGTTTTTAGAGCTGGCTCGAATTGCTACTTCGCAAGGCCGCTTTGATCTGGCGTTGGCACATGTAGAGAAATCCCTTATTCGTAATTACCATAGCCTTTCGGCGCGTCACTTAAAGGCGATCCTGCTTCGTATTACTGGTAAATTGGCGGAAGCAACTGATTGGATAACATCGTCGCTAGAGATTGATCCATTTAATTTCGGGTGCCTTTTCGAAAGTTATCTGGTTGAATCAGATAAAGATAAGGCCGGTGAGATCATATACCAGCTCTTGGGCTTAATGCGCGGAGAGATAAATAATTACCTTGAACTTTCATTAGCTTACAGTAATGCAGGCCGCTATGATGAAGGTATTGAAGTGATTGATAAATATGAAGAGAATAATGAAACAAATACCCCATTAGCAGACTATTACCGGGGTTGGTTCTCTAAAAAATCAGGCAATGATCAGATAGCTAAATTCTTCTTTAACCAGGGGCGTTTAAAAACACCGGATTTCTGTTTCCCCAATAAGGTAGAAGAGGTGCTTATCCTGAAAGCGACTATTGAAGCTAATCCCTCGGATTTTATTGCTAACTATTTGTTAGGAAACCTTTGGTACGATAAGCGCCAGTACAATGAAGCCATTTCCTGTTGGGAGCAATCGTCTGCGTTCGATGATACTTTCCCAACTGTGCACCGCAACCTATCATTAGCCTATTACAACAAATTGCAACGGCCAGAAAAAGCGCTTGAAGCAATGGAGAAGGCTTTCACGCTTGACCCAAAGGATGCCCGCATATTAATGGAGCTGGATCAGTTATATAAAGTAACGGGGAAATCATCTAAACAGCGGTTAGATCTGCTTGATCATTATACGGAGCTTGTAGAACAAAGAGATGATCTTTACCTGGAACGGATTACACTTTATAACAATCTAAAACTATACAAGGAAGCATTGCAGTCAATACAACTGCGTAAGTTTCATCCATGGGAGGGTGGTGAAGGAAAAGTGGTGGGCCAATACTTGCTATGCCTTATTGAACTGGCAAAGCAGGAAATTTCAAATGAAAATTTTGAACAAGCTGTTTCTTATCTGATTGCAGCGCAGCAATATCCGGAAAATTTGGGTGAGGGTAAGCTGTATGGCGTACCGGAAAATGACATCAATTATTTATTAGGCTGTACCTATGAGGGGATGCAGCGCAATGAACTTGCCAAGGAGAAATTCGTAGCTGCTACCATAGGTAACAGCGAGCCTGTACAAGCTATTTACTATAATGACGCACAACCCGACAAAATACTTTATCAGGCATTGGCCTGGCAAAAACTGGGAGAACTCGATAGGGCTAACGCAATTTTTAACCGCTTTATTGAATTTGGTGAAAAGCACCTTCACGACGATGTTAAAATCGATTACTTCGCCGTATCGCTACCCGACATGTTGGTGTTTGATGTAGACATTAACCGCAGAAATGTAATTTTCTGTAATTATCTGATCGGCCTTGGGTATCTTGGTCTCGGCGATGTTGAAAAAGGAAAAGGTAAGTTGCAAAAAGTATTGGCAATGGATATTAATCACCAGGGGGCCGCGTTGCATTTAGCAATGGTGGATTATTTCAGTCAGCTCAATCAATCTTATATTGAATAA
- a CDS encoding aldose epimerase family protein → MSGLNISSVRSPEFPEDYVYEVEMSNDNITVRLTNFGASIIRIDQPDQYGVKRNIVAGFKDIGDYRDNPYYLGCILGRYAGRISNAQFELNNKAVQLSKNDGAHHLHGGAEGFSKKVWVIKNLIKEQDQVGVIMEYLSLDGEEGYPGNLWTQIKYTLDEDNLLAITYNAVSDQVTPVSLSNHSYFNLSGFDEPHILRHVLQVNADYYTAKTDAHLPTGEICTVAATSLDFKTAKIIGDNIGDFSDDSGYNHNFILNDYEEGKAKLAVTLTDPDSGRFVQVYTDQPCVQIYTANAWDSKIIGSQGIPYGQHGAVAIETQFYPDAPNHPGFPKPYLYPGDHYKTKTIYAIGVEEH, encoded by the coding sequence ATGAGCGGACTAAATATATCAAGCGTAAGAAGCCCGGAATTTCCGGAGGATTACGTATACGAAGTTGAAATGTCCAATGACAATATAACCGTTCGACTGACCAATTTCGGCGCATCTATAATCCGTATTGATCAGCCCGATCAATACGGAGTGAAACGTAATATTGTAGCCGGGTTCAAAGATATCGGCGATTACAGAGATAATCCCTATTATTTGGGCTGCATCCTCGGCCGCTATGCCGGCAGAATATCGAATGCTCAATTTGAGTTAAATAATAAAGCCGTTCAATTATCAAAAAACGACGGTGCGCACCATTTGCATGGAGGAGCGGAGGGTTTCAGTAAAAAGGTATGGGTAATTAAAAATCTAATAAAAGAACAAGATCAGGTTGGTGTAATAATGGAGTATCTGAGTTTGGACGGCGAAGAAGGATATCCCGGTAACCTCTGGACGCAGATTAAATATACACTGGATGAAGATAACCTGCTTGCTATAACTTACAATGCAGTATCAGACCAGGTTACACCGGTTAGTCTTTCTAATCATTCTTACTTCAATCTGAGCGGATTTGATGAGCCTCATATTCTGAGGCACGTATTACAAGTCAACGCTGACTACTATACAGCAAAGACAGATGCCCATTTACCGACCGGAGAAATTTGTACTGTGGCAGCTACCTCTTTAGACTTTAAAACGGCGAAAATTATTGGCGATAACATCGGCGATTTTTCTGACGATAGTGGTTATAATCATAATTTTATACTTAACGATTATGAGGAAGGCAAAGCAAAATTAGCCGTGACGCTTACCGATCCTGATTCAGGCAGGTTCGTGCAGGTTTATACAGATCAACCCTGTGTACAGATCTATACTGCGAATGCCTGGGACAGCAAAATTATAGGCTCTCAAGGTATACCTTATGGTCAGCATGGTGCAGTAGCCATAGAAACGCAGTTTTATCCGGATGCGCCCAATCACCCGGGCTTCCCAAAGCCTTATTTATATCCGGGAGATCATTACAAAACAAAAACAATATATGCTATTGGAGTCGAGGAGCACTAA